The window ACTCACCCGTCCGCCACTAAGTCATCAATGTATTGCTACACCAATGACCCCGTCCGACTTGCATGTGTTAAGCACGCCGCCAGCGTTCGTTCTGAGCCAGGATCAAACTCTCATTTGATACTGGTTTACTCAAATATCGACGTGGCCTACTTTTTTAGTTTTCAAAGAACATCCCCACAATACCTTGAGGTTTTGAGCTCCTGAGGCTCCAACAAAGTGGGTATCTTGGCAGTTGCTTAGGCTTCCCCTCTTCTTATCAGATTCGGGGCTTGCATCACTACATCCGCACGCTGATTCCCTTTTCTTTTAGCTGTTCCCTCAGCTCGCCTTAGCCTCAAGGTACTGCAGAGAAAAAAGAAACCCTCAAGAAGATTCCCTTTTTGTGCAGAAAATCTCTCGTCTTGCACGATTCCGCTTTTCTTCTATATTTAGAATACCATTTCTGTGAATATAGTCAATGCAGAAAAAGCATCAAAATAGAGAAATATTAAAATGTTTCTTTCATTATGCTAGAATTTGTTCCAATATCTCTCATTTTCTGGCACTTATGCCTCATAAAAATGATAACAGTCTTCGACGCCGGCACTTTTCTGGGACTCAAGAAACGTCAGCATACCCGTTGCCTCACATAAAAATCTACACGAAATGACTACTTGACAGGTTCCATCAATGGTTGTAGATTACAAGGTATGATCTATCGCAGAAATCTCTGGCCTGTAAGAGAGTGTTCACTTTTTGAGGCCTGGTAAATCTGTGAGTTGTTGCAGATAATCATGGGCAGCATCTGATCGGGGCCAGGATATGGAAGAAGTCCATAAATTTACAGCAAAAAACGGTGAGTTGATCACTCTCAGGCAAGCGGTTCCTGAAGATGCTCGAGAGATCATCAATACAGTCAGTTCTACATCCCTCGAGCGCAGTTATGTTTTAATGGAAAAACATGACAAGAATCCGGAGACGGAAGCAAAGTATATCAGAGACATGGACCGCAAGAGCAACCTCCTTCTCGTCGCAATCGCAAACGGTGCTGTGGTCGGAAGCCTCGCTGCGCTGCAGTCAGACGGCGGGCATAGGCAGCAGACGGCGCACATCCTCAACATCGGGCTCCATCTCACGAAGACTTACCGGGGACTCGGTATCGGCTCTGAGATGTTACGGTATACGGTTAAATGGGCGGTTGAGCATAGATTCAAGAAACTGGAGGCGAGCATATTTACTACCAATAAGCGCTCTCTTAATCTCTTCGGCAGGGCAGGGTTTGTTGAAGAGGCCACAAAGAGGAAACAGTTCAGGATCGGCACGGATTACATCGATGAGGTAATTATGGCGATGTTCCTCGAATAGACCCGTTTCTTGCCTTAATCGGTTCAGAAGTTTTTGCGTCTTTGTTATCGAAAGTGACGACCACCCTTAATATCTTCCATCTTCTTCAATAACAAGCGGACTACCGTGAGCGCCCTCTCCCTGTCCGGTAACTTTCAACCATCTCCCTAACCCCGTCAATGAGGCTGTATTCAGCCTGCCAATCAAGGAGATCGCGCGCCTTTCCGTTGTCGAAATAGAGGTCTCTTGAAAAGTAGCCTGCGTAATTGGTGAGATTGAGCGTAATGCCGAAGATGCCTGAGAAGAGATCGAACGGTATTGCGGAGACGCGGAGAAGGAGCGGAGGGATCGTTATGATTCTTAATCTCCTGCCAAGGTTTGTTGATATGGAACTGAAGAATTCTAACCAGCTGTGGCGAAGGCCATCGGTAAGGATAAAGGTCTGGCCCGATGCAGCAGGTTTTATCCCCGCAAGATAGATGGCTTTCGCCAAGTCTTTTACGTGTATCAGGGGCGCAAGGTTCTTGGCGTCTCCGGGAAAAGGGACGCCCACAGGCCCTATGATATCGAGCGCATCAATCAACTTCCCCAGGTATCTAGAGCCCGGACCAAAGACGGGAGCTGGTCTGATGATCGCATATTCACTTCCGTCAAGAGTAGTCTTTAGACGTTCTTCACATCTCTTCTTGTAGAGCGTATAGTGGTCTTCCAAAGATATTTCTGGCTGCGTATCTTCATCGGCCGGGATGCAGCACGGAATGCCGGAAACAGTTATGGAGCTGACGAACACAATGCGTTTCACCCCCTTCTTCCCAAGGTTCTCAATGATCGTCTCCATGAGTCTTATATTCTTTTCTGATGTGGCCCTTGTCCTGTTCCTTATTTCGCCGATGTGGTAGAAGACGTCTATCCCTTCCATGGCATTGAGAACAGAATCGGGCTTCTCGAGATCACCGCGGAATAATTCAACATCTCTGCCCTTCAGCCACTCAGGAATCTCCAGACTCCTCGAAAAAAATCTCACAGCATGGTGATCTCCTGCCAGGAGGTTGGTAACGTGACTTCCTATGAAGCCTGTCCCGCCTGTAATAAGCGCTTTCACAGTGTCACCGCAAGATCGCCAGCAGGCTGTTTCAAGATCATCTCACGACTTCCCGTTAATGTTGGCCTGTTCCTCTTCACATACAAAGGTTACCATAGTTCGATCGTTGCTTCCATCAAGAGATTGATCTCTCATCTTGCCGGTTGAATTTCTCCTGATATCACACTACAATAGATTCCACAATCATGAGAAAGGTGCACGTGCTGATTCTCATCGTTCTTCTCTTTGCCACGGGTGGTGTTTCCCATGCGGAAAAGGTCCCTGTTGTCACAAGCATCTATCCAGTCATGGATCTTGTGAGGCAGGTGGGGGAAGATCGTCATCATCTTATCACTCGTCTTTGGCTGCGCATTGCTGAAGAAGATTCTGACTGA of the Thermodesulfovibrionales bacterium genome contains:
- a CDS encoding GNAT family protein, producing MEEVHKFTAKNGELITLRQAVPEDAREIINTVSSTSLERSYVLMEKHDKNPETEAKYIRDMDRKSNLLLVAIANGAVVGSLAALQSDGGHRQQTAHILNIGLHLTKTYRGLGIGSEMLRYTVKWAVEHRFKKLEASIFTTNKRSLNLFGRAGFVEEATKRKQFRIGTDYIDEVIMAMFLE
- a CDS encoding NAD-dependent epimerase/dehydratase family protein gives rise to the protein MKALITGGTGFIGSHVTNLLAGDHHAVRFFSRSLEIPEWLKGRDVELFRGDLEKPDSVLNAMEGIDVFYHIGEIRNRTRATSEKNIRLMETIIENLGKKGVKRIVFVSSITVSGIPCCIPADEDTQPEISLEDHYTLYKKRCEERLKTTLDGSEYAIIRPAPVFGPGSRYLGKLIDALDIIGPVGVPFPGDAKNLAPLIHVKDLAKAIYLAGIKPAASGQTFILTDGLRHSWLEFFSSISTNLGRRLRIITIPPLLLRVSAIPFDLFSGIFGITLNLTNYAGYFSRDLYFDNGKARDLLDWQAEYSLIDGVREMVESYRTGRGRSR